The following are from one region of the Capsicum annuum cultivar UCD-10X-F1 chromosome 1, UCD10Xv1.1, whole genome shotgun sequence genome:
- the LOC107849746 gene encoding protein DETOXIFICATION 21 isoform X2 — translation MADDLSERLINNGEDQEEKLIDIILNENKKLWVVAGPAIFTRFSTFGVNIISLAFIGHIGATELAAYSLVLTVLIRFCNGILLGMASALETLCGQSYGAKQYQMLGLHIQRSWIVLIITTTLLLPIFLFTTPILKALGQQDDIAQVAGIVSFWLIPVLYAYVVSFTCQMYLQAQSKNMIIAYLAAITLIIHVFLSWLLTIKFKFGLSGAMVSTILAFWIPNIGQLVFIMGGWCKDTWTGFTFLAFKDLWPAVKLSLSSGVMLCVELWYNSILVLLTGNFKNAKIQIDALSICLNINGWEMMIALGFMNAACVRVANELGRGSSKAAKFSIMTIVLISSTIGFILFLFFFFLRGHLAYVFTKNEDVVEAVDYLSPLLAFSILLNSVQPVLSGVAIGAGWQSIVAYVNIGCYYLVGIPIGVILGFVLQLQVRGVWIGMLIGTLVQTIVLLIITSKTDWDKQVTLTQQRVKRWSIEENNNSTSSQGA, via the exons ATGGCTGATGATCTGAGTGAGAGGCTGATTAATAATGGAGAGGATCAAGAAGAGAAATTGATAGACATAATATTAAATGAAAACAAGAAATTATGGGTAGTAGCAGGTCCAGCAATATTTACAAGATTTTCAACATTTGGAGTTAATATAATAAGCTTAGCTTTTATTGGTCATATTGGAGCCACTGAACTTGCTGCTTATTCACTGGTTTTGACTGTTCTCATCAGATTTTGCAATGGCATCCTT TTAGGTATGGCAAGTGCACTAGAGACACTATGTGGGCAATCATATGGAGCAAAACAATACCAAATGCTTGGCTTACATATTCAAAGATCATGGATTGTCCTAATAATTACCACAACACTTTTACTCCCTATATTTCTATTTACAACTCCAATTTTGAAAGCATTAGGCCAACAAGATGACATTGCACAAGTGGCTGGAATAGTTTCATTTTGGTTAATCCCAGTGTTATATGCCTATGTTGTGTCCTTCACTTGCCAAATGTACCTTCAAGCACAAAGCAAGAACATGATTATTGCATACTTAGCTGCAATTACACTAATAATCCATGTTTTTTTGTCTTGGCTTTTGACAATCAAGTTTAAGTTTGGGCTATCTGGTGCTATGGTATCAACAATTTTGGCCTTTTGGATACCTAATATTGGCCAATTGGTATTTATTATGGGTGGATGGTGCAAAGATACTTGGACTGGTTTTACATTCTTGGCTTTCAAGGATTTGTGGCCTGCTGTCAAGCTTTCTCTGTCATCTGGTGTCATGCTTTG TGTGGAGCTCTGGTACAACAGTATACTGGTTCTACTTACTGGAAACTTCAAAAATGCTAAGATTCAAATTGATGCCCTTTCTATATG CCTTAACATCAATGGTTGGGAAATGATGATAGCTCTTGGCTTCATGAATGCAGCATG TGTACGAGTAGCAAATGAGTTGGGAAGAGGAAGTTCCAAGGCAGCAAAATTCTCAATAATGACAATAGTCTTAATATCTTCTACCATTGgtttcatcctatttttattcttcttcttcctaagGGGACATTTGGCTTATGTTTTCACAAAAAATGAAGATGTAGTTGAGGCAGTAGATTATTTATCACCTCTCTTGGCTTTTTCAATTCTATTGAACAGTGTTCAACCTGTACTTTCTG GTGTGGCTATTGGAGCTGGATGGCAAAGCATTGTGGCGTATGTTAATATTGGATGCTATTACTTGGTTGGAATTCCTATTGGAGTAATCCTTGGTTTTGTTCTGCAATTGCAAGTTAGA GGGGTTTGGATTGGAATGTTGATTGGCACATTAGTTCAAACCATTGTACTACTTATTATTACTTCCAAAACTGATTGGGATAAACAG GTAACACTCACTCAACAACGAGTTAAACGGTGGTCAATAGAAGAGAATAACAATTCCACATCATCACAAGGCGCTTAA
- the LOC107849746 gene encoding protein DETOXIFICATION 21 isoform X1 codes for MKMADDLSERLINNGEDQEEKLIDIILNENKKLWVVAGPAIFTRFSTFGVNIISLAFIGHIGATELAAYSLVLTVLIRFCNGILLGMASALETLCGQSYGAKQYQMLGLHIQRSWIVLIITTTLLLPIFLFTTPILKALGQQDDIAQVAGIVSFWLIPVLYAYVVSFTCQMYLQAQSKNMIIAYLAAITLIIHVFLSWLLTIKFKFGLSGAMVSTILAFWIPNIGQLVFIMGGWCKDTWTGFTFLAFKDLWPAVKLSLSSGVMLCVELWYNSILVLLTGNFKNAKIQIDALSICLNINGWEMMIALGFMNAACVRVANELGRGSSKAAKFSIMTIVLISSTIGFILFLFFFFLRGHLAYVFTKNEDVVEAVDYLSPLLAFSILLNSVQPVLSGVAIGAGWQSIVAYVNIGCYYLVGIPIGVILGFVLQLQVRGVWIGMLIGTLVQTIVLLIITSKTDWDKQVTLTQQRVKRWSIEENNNSTSSQGA; via the exons atga AAATGGCTGATGATCTGAGTGAGAGGCTGATTAATAATGGAGAGGATCAAGAAGAGAAATTGATAGACATAATATTAAATGAAAACAAGAAATTATGGGTAGTAGCAGGTCCAGCAATATTTACAAGATTTTCAACATTTGGAGTTAATATAATAAGCTTAGCTTTTATTGGTCATATTGGAGCCACTGAACTTGCTGCTTATTCACTGGTTTTGACTGTTCTCATCAGATTTTGCAATGGCATCCTT TTAGGTATGGCAAGTGCACTAGAGACACTATGTGGGCAATCATATGGAGCAAAACAATACCAAATGCTTGGCTTACATATTCAAAGATCATGGATTGTCCTAATAATTACCACAACACTTTTACTCCCTATATTTCTATTTACAACTCCAATTTTGAAAGCATTAGGCCAACAAGATGACATTGCACAAGTGGCTGGAATAGTTTCATTTTGGTTAATCCCAGTGTTATATGCCTATGTTGTGTCCTTCACTTGCCAAATGTACCTTCAAGCACAAAGCAAGAACATGATTATTGCATACTTAGCTGCAATTACACTAATAATCCATGTTTTTTTGTCTTGGCTTTTGACAATCAAGTTTAAGTTTGGGCTATCTGGTGCTATGGTATCAACAATTTTGGCCTTTTGGATACCTAATATTGGCCAATTGGTATTTATTATGGGTGGATGGTGCAAAGATACTTGGACTGGTTTTACATTCTTGGCTTTCAAGGATTTGTGGCCTGCTGTCAAGCTTTCTCTGTCATCTGGTGTCATGCTTTG TGTGGAGCTCTGGTACAACAGTATACTGGTTCTACTTACTGGAAACTTCAAAAATGCTAAGATTCAAATTGATGCCCTTTCTATATG CCTTAACATCAATGGTTGGGAAATGATGATAGCTCTTGGCTTCATGAATGCAGCATG TGTACGAGTAGCAAATGAGTTGGGAAGAGGAAGTTCCAAGGCAGCAAAATTCTCAATAATGACAATAGTCTTAATATCTTCTACCATTGgtttcatcctatttttattcttcttcttcctaagGGGACATTTGGCTTATGTTTTCACAAAAAATGAAGATGTAGTTGAGGCAGTAGATTATTTATCACCTCTCTTGGCTTTTTCAATTCTATTGAACAGTGTTCAACCTGTACTTTCTG GTGTGGCTATTGGAGCTGGATGGCAAAGCATTGTGGCGTATGTTAATATTGGATGCTATTACTTGGTTGGAATTCCTATTGGAGTAATCCTTGGTTTTGTTCTGCAATTGCAAGTTAGA GGGGTTTGGATTGGAATGTTGATTGGCACATTAGTTCAAACCATTGTACTACTTATTATTACTTCCAAAACTGATTGGGATAAACAG GTAACACTCACTCAACAACGAGTTAAACGGTGGTCAATAGAAGAGAATAACAATTCCACATCATCACAAGGCGCTTAA
- the LOC107849746 gene encoding protein DETOXIFICATION 21 isoform X3, whose translation MKMADDLSERLINNGEDQEEKLIDIILNENKKLWVVAGPAIFTRFSTFGVNIISLAFIGHIGATELAAYSLVLTVLIRFCNGILLGMASALETLCGQSYGAKQYQMLGLHIQRSWIVLIITTTLLLPIFLFTTPILKALGQQDDIAQVAGIVSFWLIPVLYAYVVSFTCQMYLQAQSKNMIIAYLAAITLIIHVFLSWLLTIKFKFGLSGAMVSTILAFWIPNIGQLVFIMGGWCKDTWTGFTFLAFKDLWPAVKLSLSSGVMLCVELWYNSILVLLTGNFKNAKIQIDALSICLNINGWEMMIALGFMNAACVRVANELGRGSSKAAKFSIMTIVLISSTIGFILFLFFFFLRGHLAYVFTKNEDVVEAVDYLSPLLAFSILLNSVQPVLSGVAIGAGWQSIVAYVNIGCYYLVGIPIGVILGFVLQLQVRILVLKLEGESWSNW comes from the exons atga AAATGGCTGATGATCTGAGTGAGAGGCTGATTAATAATGGAGAGGATCAAGAAGAGAAATTGATAGACATAATATTAAATGAAAACAAGAAATTATGGGTAGTAGCAGGTCCAGCAATATTTACAAGATTTTCAACATTTGGAGTTAATATAATAAGCTTAGCTTTTATTGGTCATATTGGAGCCACTGAACTTGCTGCTTATTCACTGGTTTTGACTGTTCTCATCAGATTTTGCAATGGCATCCTT TTAGGTATGGCAAGTGCACTAGAGACACTATGTGGGCAATCATATGGAGCAAAACAATACCAAATGCTTGGCTTACATATTCAAAGATCATGGATTGTCCTAATAATTACCACAACACTTTTACTCCCTATATTTCTATTTACAACTCCAATTTTGAAAGCATTAGGCCAACAAGATGACATTGCACAAGTGGCTGGAATAGTTTCATTTTGGTTAATCCCAGTGTTATATGCCTATGTTGTGTCCTTCACTTGCCAAATGTACCTTCAAGCACAAAGCAAGAACATGATTATTGCATACTTAGCTGCAATTACACTAATAATCCATGTTTTTTTGTCTTGGCTTTTGACAATCAAGTTTAAGTTTGGGCTATCTGGTGCTATGGTATCAACAATTTTGGCCTTTTGGATACCTAATATTGGCCAATTGGTATTTATTATGGGTGGATGGTGCAAAGATACTTGGACTGGTTTTACATTCTTGGCTTTCAAGGATTTGTGGCCTGCTGTCAAGCTTTCTCTGTCATCTGGTGTCATGCTTTG TGTGGAGCTCTGGTACAACAGTATACTGGTTCTACTTACTGGAAACTTCAAAAATGCTAAGATTCAAATTGATGCCCTTTCTATATG CCTTAACATCAATGGTTGGGAAATGATGATAGCTCTTGGCTTCATGAATGCAGCATG TGTACGAGTAGCAAATGAGTTGGGAAGAGGAAGTTCCAAGGCAGCAAAATTCTCAATAATGACAATAGTCTTAATATCTTCTACCATTGgtttcatcctatttttattcttcttcttcctaagGGGACATTTGGCTTATGTTTTCACAAAAAATGAAGATGTAGTTGAGGCAGTAGATTATTTATCACCTCTCTTGGCTTTTTCAATTCTATTGAACAGTGTTCAACCTGTACTTTCTG GTGTGGCTATTGGAGCTGGATGGCAAAGCATTGTGGCGTATGTTAATATTGGATGCTATTACTTGGTTGGAATTCCTATTGGAGTAATCCTTGGTTTTGTTCTGCAATTGCAAGTTAGA atATTGGTACTAAAACTTGAAggggagtcttggagtaactggtaa
- the LOC107849746 gene encoding protein DETOXIFICATION 21 isoform X4 — MKMADDLSERLINNGEDQEEKLIDIILNENKKLWVVAGPAIFTRFSTFGVNIISLAFIGHIGATELAAYSLVLTVLIRFCNGILLGMASALETLCGQSYGAKQYQMLGLHIQRSWIVLIITTTLLLPIFLFTTPILKALGQQDDIAQVAGIVSFWLIPVLYAYVVSFTCQMYLQAQSKNMIIAYLAAITLIIHVFLSWLLTIKFKFGLSGAMVSTILAFWIPNIGQLVFIMGGWCKDTWTGFTFLAFKDLWPAVKLSLSSGVMLCVELWYNSILVLLTGNFKNAKIQIDALSICLNINGWEMMIALGFMNAACVRVANELGRGSSKAAKFSIMTIVLISSTIGFILFLFFFFLRGHLAYVFTKNEDVVEAVDYLSPLLAFSILLNSVQPVLSDHV, encoded by the exons atga AAATGGCTGATGATCTGAGTGAGAGGCTGATTAATAATGGAGAGGATCAAGAAGAGAAATTGATAGACATAATATTAAATGAAAACAAGAAATTATGGGTAGTAGCAGGTCCAGCAATATTTACAAGATTTTCAACATTTGGAGTTAATATAATAAGCTTAGCTTTTATTGGTCATATTGGAGCCACTGAACTTGCTGCTTATTCACTGGTTTTGACTGTTCTCATCAGATTTTGCAATGGCATCCTT TTAGGTATGGCAAGTGCACTAGAGACACTATGTGGGCAATCATATGGAGCAAAACAATACCAAATGCTTGGCTTACATATTCAAAGATCATGGATTGTCCTAATAATTACCACAACACTTTTACTCCCTATATTTCTATTTACAACTCCAATTTTGAAAGCATTAGGCCAACAAGATGACATTGCACAAGTGGCTGGAATAGTTTCATTTTGGTTAATCCCAGTGTTATATGCCTATGTTGTGTCCTTCACTTGCCAAATGTACCTTCAAGCACAAAGCAAGAACATGATTATTGCATACTTAGCTGCAATTACACTAATAATCCATGTTTTTTTGTCTTGGCTTTTGACAATCAAGTTTAAGTTTGGGCTATCTGGTGCTATGGTATCAACAATTTTGGCCTTTTGGATACCTAATATTGGCCAATTGGTATTTATTATGGGTGGATGGTGCAAAGATACTTGGACTGGTTTTACATTCTTGGCTTTCAAGGATTTGTGGCCTGCTGTCAAGCTTTCTCTGTCATCTGGTGTCATGCTTTG TGTGGAGCTCTGGTACAACAGTATACTGGTTCTACTTACTGGAAACTTCAAAAATGCTAAGATTCAAATTGATGCCCTTTCTATATG CCTTAACATCAATGGTTGGGAAATGATGATAGCTCTTGGCTTCATGAATGCAGCATG TGTACGAGTAGCAAATGAGTTGGGAAGAGGAAGTTCCAAGGCAGCAAAATTCTCAATAATGACAATAGTCTTAATATCTTCTACCATTGgtttcatcctatttttattcttcttcttcctaagGGGACATTTGGCTTATGTTTTCACAAAAAATGAAGATGTAGTTGAGGCAGTAGATTATTTATCACCTCTCTTGGCTTTTTCAATTCTATTGAACAGTGTTCAACCTGTACTTTCTG ACCATGTATAG